Proteins from one Palaemon carinicauda isolate YSFRI2023 chromosome 44, ASM3689809v2, whole genome shotgun sequence genomic window:
- the LOC137634409 gene encoding uncharacterized protein encodes MINRIPVNTKLFILSIIKRIRLQGYPSICELFFTLIFLKPVKDKFVAANYRLIVLTFCICKIMEKMVNARLVWYLEKKSILSPIQCGFRKMCLTNDVLVQLESSICEALASKHHYEKAYTAWRYDKLKTIHNLGLRELPLLIHSFILQRFFQVRVGETLSERKYQEEEVPHDSVPSLNPICIIH; translated from the coding sequence atgattaaccgtatacctgttaataccaagttatttattttaagcattatcaaAAGAATAAGGCTACAAGGTTATCCAAGTATTTGTGAACTATTCTTTACTTTAATATTTTTGAAACCTGTTAAGGATAAGTTTGTAGCAGCAAACTATCGGCTAATTGTATTGACATTTTGcatatgtaagatcatggagaaaatggttaatgcaagactggtgtggtacctggagaagaaaagtattttatcacctatccagtgtggtttTAGAAAAATGTGCTTGACAAATGATGTATTAGTACAAttggaatcctctatttgtgaagcccttGCCTCCAAACACCATTATGAAAAGGcatatactgcatggagatatgataaacttaaaaccattcataatttaggATTGAGAGAACTACCATTGttgattcattcatttattttacaGAGATTTTTTCAGGTTAGAGTTggtgaaactctgtcagagaggaaATATCAGGAAGAAGAAGTGCCCCATGATAGTGTGCCGAGTTTAAACCCTATTTGCATTATCCATTAA